The proteins below are encoded in one region of Mycobacterium shinjukuense:
- a CDS encoding CBS domain-containing protein — MRTSRDITHAGVGCVGEHETLAAAAQRMRDPGVDALSICGDDGRRHGMLPDRDVVIKCVAAEHDPGTMTAGELARGNTYHVDAEASIEELLNVMEEHRERRLPVIDDRRLVGIVSEADIARQLPEPAIAHFVKPICAPQAVSSR; from the coding sequence GTGCGCACATCCAGGGACATCACGCATGCGGGAGTCGGCTGCGTCGGGGAACACGAGACGCTCGCCGCAGCAGCCCAACGCATGCGCGATCCAGGTGTGGACGCCTTGTCGATCTGCGGGGACGACGGCCGCCGGCACGGGATGCTCCCCGACCGCGATGTCGTCATCAAATGCGTTGCCGCCGAGCATGACCCGGGCACGATGACCGCCGGTGAACTGGCCCGGGGGAATACCTATCACGTCGATGCCGAAGCCAGCATCGAAGAGCTGCTCAACGTGATGGAAGAACATCGGGAGCGCCGACTGCCCGTCATCGATGATCGCCGGCTGGTGGGCATCGTCAGCGAAGCCGACATCGCCCGCCAGCTGCCGGAGCCCGCCATCGCCCACTTCGTGAAACCGATCTGCGCACCTCAAGCCGTTTCCAGCCGCTGA
- a CDS encoding DUF5709 domain-containing protein, translating to MSFPYGTGPAAGEYSTEDDNQLQPEDTLVERGVDDVLDEGYSPPERPYGRGAFGPPESMDQLLVEEEPDPTSRIGAVLDEDEQQRCDEAEREAEFPRRGEVGRARAGRLVAPDKGFGEDTVAELVAEDVGISGGAASAEEAAVHIIVDEE from the coding sequence ATGAGTTTTCCCTACGGAACCGGCCCGGCAGCAGGCGAATACAGCACCGAGGACGACAACCAGCTTCAGCCGGAGGACACTCTCGTTGAGCGCGGCGTCGACGACGTACTCGATGAGGGCTATTCGCCGCCGGAGCGACCCTATGGACGTGGCGCCTTCGGCCCTCCCGAAAGCATGGACCAGCTGCTGGTCGAGGAAGAACCAGATCCGACGTCGCGAATCGGTGCAGTGCTCGACGAAGATGAGCAGCAACGCTGCGATGAAGCCGAGCGGGAAGCCGAATTTCCCCGGCGCGGCGAGGTTGGACGGGCCCGAGCGGGCCGGCTCGTCGCGCCGGACAAGGGGTTTGGTGAAGACACTGTGGCAGAACTGGTCGCTGAGGACGTCGGCATCAGCGGGGGCGCAGCGTCCGCCGAAGAGGCCGCGGTTCACATCATCGTAGACGAGGAGTAA